The Bacillus sp. V2I10 genome segment TCCTGCGACAACTAGAAAGCCTATAAATTGACCAATTTGCTGTTTAAATAAAAAGAAGATGGAGAATACAACTAAACCAATTGCAACAGCGTTTCCGCCTTCCGTAACAACCCAATCACGTACTCCTCCAAGAGTAGGCAATGAACCAAGAACCAAGTTATTTAGCATGTTTAACATATCAATTTCCTCCTAATGTGTTTTTCATTTCTTGTACGTAATACTTACCGCTGTCTTTCTTGACTGTGATCGTGAAATGCTCTTCATTCGTGATGTCAATTTCCTTTTCCTTAAAGGTCACGATCGCTTTTACAGTAAAGGAGTCTTCATTTTTCGTTTGATAGACACCTAGTTCTGAGATTTTGACAAATTCTTTCAATCCATCGAGGGATTGCGGATTGTTCATGATGTATTCCATCTCCTCTTTAGGAGCAGCAGCATACTTGGTAAAAAACTCATTTAACCAAGATTCTACTTCTTGTTTTTGCTTATCCGTGACCTTATTTTCATTCGGAAGCTTATTCGAAATGGCGGTAAACCCTTCGCCTTCAACGTTTGGAACAGCCGTAAAATAAAGGTTTTCAATCACAGCATATTGACCATTCTTCGCTTGCACCGGTATATTCAAGAGTGCCGTTTTCACTTGCTCCGTTTCCTCCTGAACTTTTTGTTTGACCTTCTTTTTCTTATCACCTTCTTTGACTTCTTTTTCTACCTCTTTTTCTGTGATAGAGATATTGGTATAGGTCACTTTGTATTGAAGGGTTGCTGAATCTTTGCCATATTGAATGTCAAACAAATGCTTATTTTCAAGCTTTCGATAGCCCTTCACACCCTCAAAACTTTCCGCTTCTAATCCACTGGCCAGATACGTATTCAAGGTTTCCATCCTTTGTTTTCGTTCGGCTTCGTCATTTGGAATAGTGATAAAGCTGTCCACGACTTGTTCACCAAACAGTGTCATTTTGGGACTTTTATAAGCGTCATAATCCTGAATGGAAAAACTTTTTTTGACATCCTCAATAGTAGATTGAGTGGCAGCCACTTTATTTAAGGCATTGTTAGCACGCAAGAAACCTAAAACGGCACTGACACAAATAATCCCGATGACAAACCAAATCATAAAGCGAATACCTTTCATATTTCGCTGCTTGGGAAGGGTTCTGCTTTCCTTTTTTTGTTTCTTAGGCATATTCCCTTTCAAAAACCCTGTCGAATTTTCCCGAATATTCCGATATTTTTCCGCAAACTTCATCTCACATCTCCCCTCATCCTGTACGGAATTTGATGAATAGCCTTTTCCACAATGGTGGAGCTTCGTCTATCAAAGGGTTTCGAAAGAAAATGACTCGTCTTCTTTCTTCCTCTGATAACCCTCTGGCCGCCTTTCGAATGACTGCAAATTGTCCAGTATCAAAACTTTTAATCTCATTAGGATGAAAATAAAAG includes the following:
- a CDS encoding TcpD family membrane protein; translation: MLNMLNNLVLGSLPTLGGVRDWVVTEGGNAVAIGLVVFSIFFLFKQQIGQFIGFLVVAGVVFFGVGNPENMLNALKELGDILIGN
- a CDS encoding conjugal transfer protein, giving the protein MKFAEKYRNIRENSTGFLKGNMPKKQKKESRTLPKQRNMKGIRFMIWFVIGIICVSAVLGFLRANNALNKVAATQSTIEDVKKSFSIQDYDAYKSPKMTLFGEQVVDSFITIPNDEAERKQRMETLNTYLASGLEAESFEGVKGYRKLENKHLFDIQYGKDSATLQYKVTYTNISITEKEVEKEVKEGDKKKKVKQKVQEETEQVKTALLNIPVQAKNGQYAVIENLYFTAVPNVEGEGFTAISNKLPNENKVTDKQKQEVESWLNEFFTKYAAAPKEEMEYIMNNPQSLDGLKEFVKISELGVYQTKNEDSFTVKAIVTFKEKEIDITNEEHFTITVKKDSGKYYVQEMKNTLGGN